The genomic interval GTCTTCCGAGAATGAACTGGAAGTGAATCAGTATTAATGGTAGGGAAAGCCTAATACTTGTGTTCTTGGTGGCATCCATCACGGGAACGTGCCAGTTAATTGCATGCATGGGTCTACACGGAGCCGTAGATATCCTGCCCCAGGGCAAGCTACCAAAGTTGACTCCGCAACCTCTTTTCTTGCATGAATACAGCCCTATGATACTAATTAAGTCCACACCGTGCTTACTTTAGCATGTCTTTCAGTTTACACTTAAGTCATCATCTGTTCAACTTAAATGATGAAACTAACAGTATATAAGTAGCGGCCATGGCGAGTCCTCTGAGCTCATCTTAATTAATTGTGGTGCTTGAGTCGAAATTAATTAAGCCATGGCATCCGCCTCAAGCTTATTGCTCaagatttctttcttcttgatgcTGTTGTTCTCGACTGGGAAGGGGCAACTTTCCCCGTCGTTCTACAGCCAAACGTGTCCCACTCTGGCCGCCACTGTGAAGTTAGTGATGACGACGAGTGTGCTTCTGGATCGCCGGACGGGAGCGTCCATTCTTCGGCTCTTCTTCCATGACTGCTTTGTTAATGTAAAATTAGGAATAGCCTGTGTGCATGTTTTCTTGAATTTAGGAAATCAAGATGATCAGGGGAATTAAGTGTTTGAATTGCAAATTAACAAACTGCAGGGTTGCGATGGGTCGGTTTTGTTGGACGACGCGGGGAGTTTTGTGGGGGAGAAGGGCGCCGGGCCGAACGCCAACTCGCTGCGCGGCTTCAACGTCATCGACACGATCAAGACGGCGGTGGAGCTGCTGTGCCCCAACACCGTCTCCTGCGCCGACATCCTCGCGATTGCTGCTCGCGACGGCGTTGTTCtggtaaaaaaaaatcattttttttaatctaaatatCCCGCTATTAATTCTGGAGGTGTTTGATTCTATCTTATCAAAATAAGTTTTGTATCGACAACCCAACCCAAGTAAATCACTTGAAAAGCACAGAGCAAGTGTTATTGTcacaaattattaaaattttctattaccaggaaaaatagaaaatttctaATGGCCAAATATTTGTTAAATTCCTGACCTCTCCTATGTGACAAAGATATCTTCCACACATGATCCTGGGACCGAAAGTAGAGAGATATCTGAGATGAACTTTTTGTCACAcgaggataaaaaaaaatcatttggaTTTTTAGGAAAGcagtaaattttaaaaatgttttttttaataaaattttaaaaatatataaattttctgGCAGCTTGGTGGGCCATCATGGTCGGTGCCGCTGGGCCGCCGCGACTCCACCACCGCCAGTCTCAGCGCCGCCAACAGCAACCTCCCCAGTCCGGTCTCCAGCCTTTCTCAGCTCATTTCTGCCTTCGCCGCCAAAGGGCTCAACGCCCGCGACATGACCGCGCTCTCCGGCGCCCACACCATCGGCCAGGCCCGCTGCGTCAACTTCCGCTCTCACATCTACAGCGACGCCAACATCGACGCCGCCTTCGCAGCCCAGAGACAGGGCACCTGCCCTTCCTCCGGCGGCGACAACAACCTCGCGCCGCTGGACGCGCAGACCGCCAACGCCTTCGACAACGCCTACTTCCAGAACCTGCTCTCCTCCAAGGGGCTCCTCCACTCCGATCAGGAGCTGTTCAACAACGGCACGCAGGATTCGCTGGTGCGGCAGTACGCCACCAACCCGTCGGCCTTCGCCGCCGACTTCGCCGCCGCCATGGTCAAGATGAGCAACATCGGCCCGCTCACAGGAAGCAGCGGAGAGATCCGAACCAATTGCAGAAGGGTCAACTGATGATCTATATCATCCAATTATAAATTCTTAAAGAATTTTTGTTACATGTTTTGAATCTAGCTAGCTCGACAAGTAATAAGGGTATGTGTGCTCGTTGTGTACTAATTAGCTAGCTAGCTACGCCACGTGCTTTTTGTTTTATAGCAAATTGCTATAAGAATTATTGTTTTCGTCTTCGTCAAGTGATTCAACTTTTTCGgtgtatattattttaatatttttaaaaattaagaaaattttctaataaaatgattttttttttaaaaaaaaagtacccACAAGATTGCCATGAATCATGTTCCGTGATTAAGGAAAAAGATTAGCGCAGTGAAATGGTATgattaatcagatatttaaagGTTGAATCCTAATTATAACTCATTTTAAGAGTTCTCTTTAAATGGGAGGATAATAATTATTTTGGTGGTTgatcaaaattttttataaaattaaataaatcaccTTTAGAATATCCGTGATAAGTAAGACATGCTGAGGCCATGGATATCTACTTACGAGTGAACCTGAGTAAATACTGATGAAGAGAGTAAATATAGGTTGGGATATaccaattaaaaaataataaaaatattttcaaaaaagaaGTTTGAATTGCATATTAAACGAGTtagtgatttttttattttaattttaaattttgattaagaAAATCTTCCCAATTCGTTTCAATCCGAGTCACTCACGGAATTCACAATCAATATGGCTTGATACATTTAAAACGTctttaaataaattaatacaATTTTAATCTAATCTATTTGACAGGACAAATCGATCGGACAAGTCCAAATCTAAATGGACATGGATTGATACATTTACATCGTTTTAAActaaattgataaaattttattctaatataTTTAAATCGATCGGACAAGTCCATATCTAAATGGACGACTCTAATAATGAGTCCGGAAGAGTAAAGAACGAAAGAGCTAACTCATTGCTATGACATGTTTCCCACTCTGACTGGGGTCCACTACTAATTTGACTTTTCTATggattattaatgatttgaaattGTTAGTTCTCTTCTTTAAAAAGTTAATTCATctaaaaacttaattcatctgtatACCATAAGAAGACCTCTCGGGAGGGAGTTTGAAGCTGAGAACAAGTCTATCATACCAAAGAGAATAAAAGAAGAGGAAAACATCAATACAGAGACTAGGAAGGGGTCTCTCAGTGTAGTCATTTAAACGCTGAAGTCAAATGAGGAAACTCTATTACAGTCATACAAGATGAGTAATCAAACATAGTGAGGAGCGATGGAAAAGTTTACCTGAGTAGGAAGAAGGGACCATAAATATATATAGTGTTTTTTTTCTTAGCACGAATAACAAggcatattattaaaataaaatcaaccaTACTAGTAATATGTCGTCTTTCTCCAATTGTACCAACTAATTCTGTATATAGAGAATGGAAGCCTCCACTCTACAGGTTACAAGAGCATATTCCAATGATTCCCTAACAATGGTTACACATGGCGTTAAAAGAGCTATTGTACTGATGGGTTGTTGATTATTATTCCATAATGATAGACCTTTTGGGACTTCCAAACCTTGATGAGCCCTGGTGATGTTTCTGCATTAGTTTCATTATTTAATGATATCCGATCGGACTTCCGTCCCGAGTGGGTCTGAGCAGATGTTTGAGGGGGTGTTGAGTATCTATGCGGTTGAGTTAACTTTTGCCGATTCAATTCATCCCCTGGGTTGTGAAGTCCGACCGTACCTTGAGGAGAAAAGCTAAGTATATAGAATCCACGAGCTAGCTGAGAGAAATAGATTGCTTGGAACCCTACATGGGAAACATCCGCTCAGAGCTTCTCAGGAGAACCAACCCGAGGCTATCCGAGTGGTTTTTTACGAGtgttcaaccaagcttccaagaatCACACCCTTACTCCTCTAAGGACTATCTTGAGGCCAAGCTGCTTAAGTTAACTACCTCGGGACTTTGACTGCCACGTCTCTCGGGACTTTGACAGCCACATCCCTCAGGACTTTGACACTCGCGTTGAGGGTCCCCTCCTATTCACTGTATCACATGTCTCTCCTTCAAGACTAGTTGAAAGAGGTTGTAAgtttgactgactagactgtgaTATAATTGTTGGTGTAGGGTGCACcataatcgaacctgagttttgatgttgtcaaaagttaagttaagtcttattgtaatctaacaagttgactaagtatGCAGACTATTTACTCAACCAGTGAAAGTCCTAGTCACAACTAGGCGGGAAAAGTCTTTGCAAATCATGGAAGCCAGGCAAGAAGCCCAAGTGGATCGAaaggacccgacacttggcagggaagcttGATAGGTCTGGAGAAGATCGAGGGAAAGTTCTAGTGTGTCGATCGATGCTAAGcggcaaagtccaaataggtctggagaacaaatgtttggtaggtaggctgaggtaagcaactggagagaagcgatagtgaggtcgtgctctaaaaagaaacaaaCTCTAAGTCGCCGATCTAACTAAAGAATCAAGAAAGTTTCaaagttaagatcaagacagtATTACTGTCAAATACTACTCATGTATCATAAAATTATGGTAACCTTTGTTCTGTAGGGATATATACTGTTTAACTCTGTTTTCTAGGAACCCACCTGATTGGTCTACCAAACCAGCAGATTAGTCAACCGAACAAGGAAAACTTAGACCAGGGATTAGACCATAGCAAAGTCCGGTCaatgcctgatcggtcgaccgaaccagtagattggtcaaccgaaccttGATGACATAGTAGAGAGTAGATCGAACcgaagcaaagaagaaagtcaggctgatcagttgaccaaaccccgagatcagtcgactaaaccccaggatcggtcgaccgaatgatcaCCTCATTAATGATGAATTAAGTGTGAATATCGGCGAATAGGGAAAGTTCACTGTTCGATCAaccgaacaaggtgatcggtcgaccgaaacatTAAAGCTCATAAATGCGCAATGATCGAATCTTAGAAAAGAAAGAAAGCACAGGGTTAAGTAGATCgataggaggttcagtcgaccgatcgtaTCAGCCAACCGATAGATTTATCAATCGACCAAACTAtgcttataaaaggggagctcgAGATTCAAGGCAGCTATCAAATTTTCTATTCATCTCTCTGCAAAGTCTCTATTCGTGCTTCAACTCTACATCACATCCTCAAGCAAGCTACTACTCCGATAAACTACTGACGATCTTCATCGCTTCATATTTATttggtataattttaatttagcttgcattgtacttaaattcaaATGAGATAATaagctgttactatcttatacttttTATTTGTACGAATTACTTCTTTTTgaagatttcagaaagaagagttttagtagaTTTACCAACGATGTGATCAAGAGGTCACGGGTCTTGgtgtaggagtcgacctaggctctgaaccaagtaatcaAAACGAGTTatttatttttcgctgcactaCTGTTGTTTCAACgttttaaaagaaaaagtttttaacatgcaatattccccccccccccccccccctctatcgtatcttttgatcctttaatttgtatcagagcctggtagctctgaaattacttaatcatttttggaacaaattttaaaaactttttattttttcctttaattttttttacacttaATTTTGTATCCCGCACTACAaatcccaagacgagagtcttggaaattttCTTCCTTTTTATTCTTTGATAGCAAGGATGTTGAACTCCTACCAATAAGAGTACAACACAGTCCTCCCTCCATTATTTAAATGGGAGAATTTCAgctattggaagaatagaatggagtacTACCTCAAGTCTGACATCGAGCTCTAGTTCACCATACTCAAAAGAAACACTCCTCTAATGGTAGATGGAAAGCCCATAAAACCAGGAGACTGAACTCCTGTGATGATCAAGAAGGCGAAACTAAattacaaggcaatcaacaccatcCAATGCGGGCTAACCATGGAAAAACTAAACTGATTTGGGTCGTacaaaaatgcaaaagaactgtgggactATCTGGTAGAGCTACACGGAGGAACTGATGAATCTAAGGTAAATAAGAGAGATttactattaaataatttatttaatattaaaatgcttctCGGAGAGACGCCCACATAATTACATGCTCGACtaaaggatatcctcaatggCCTACATCTGATCGGACACAACCTAGAGAATCATGACACAATAAGTTACACACTAAACGCTTTCTCGAGAaacgctttgtgggcatcaatagtagatacATACAAAGTTTCAagagatctttcaattcttaaattagacaaattttttttgtgaattagaattacacgaaagTCTAACTTGAGTTAAgacgagaaagggattgctttgtgttagggtcaatttgtagctagagggggtgaatagctcgtcacgcttTGTTTGCTTGCTctatgatgatgatatgcagcagatagaactcgaaacaagactcacaacactaacacatagatttacttggtatccacctcaagaagagttggctaatccaaggatccacacacgacacgctctccactatgaaaaacactccttctcggtaactaccggaggtggagaaacctagtacaaactcacacaacaatatacaactctaagcaagaagtaaatacaaaagTGTACAAAgcaaaaacctcttcttgcttgatctcttgttgatgaAGATGCCTCTGGACTAGCTTGAAAGTGCAACAGCACTTGTCTTCCACTCGAAGTCCGGCATACATTAGCAAGGAGAAATCGTGTAAGCGCTGTGTCGAGAGAGCtgcgaagaagaaagctctccaCGGTTTTATACTCtgcgcttctagggctcccaatcgattgggtttactcccaatcgattgccacgtcacatccATGCAATCACAGCCATCCATTGCTCACTTCCtgtgcaacggtcatatcccaatcgattgactaatcgattggggaggcttgaatcgatcggctaatcgattcagaGTGTCTCTATGCTCTACTAGAAAcggcctgaatcgatcaaccgatcgattcaggcttcctcGCGTCCGTGAGAGAAAACCAGTTCCCAATctattgaccgatcgattgacggtgcccaatcgattggctgatcgattggggaccattctgtgctctcgataactcttcccaatcgatcggcagatcgattgGGCCAGCCTTCACTCGCAGCACACtttcaattgatcgactgatcgattgctccatggttcaatcgatcggttgatcgatttacctccctttgacttgcttaacttaaGTTCAAGATTCTCaaatccaacatctggtcaaccgtgacctgttgagacttctcatgccaagcatccggtcaatcttgacctactgggacttcttcaccaagtgtctggtcaatcct from Zingiber officinale cultivar Zhangliang chromosome 6B, Zo_v1.1, whole genome shotgun sequence carries:
- the LOC121991845 gene encoding peroxidase P7-like, with product MASASSLLLKISFFLMLLFSTGKGQLSPSFYSQTCPTLAATVKLVMTTSVLLDRRTGASILRLFFHDCFVNGCDGSVLLDDAGSFVGEKGAGPNANSLRGFNVIDTIKTAVELLCPNTVSCADILAIAARDGVVLLGGPSWSVPLGRRDSTTASLSAANSNLPSPVSSLSQLISAFAAKGLNARDMTALSGAHTIGQARCVNFRSHIYSDANIDAAFAAQRQGTCPSSGGDNNLAPLDAQTANAFDNAYFQNLLSSKGLLHSDQELFNNGTQDSLVRQYATNPSAFAADFAAAMVKMSNIGPLTGSSGEIRTNCRRVN